A genome region from Chengkuizengella sp. SCS-71B includes the following:
- a CDS encoding ArpU family phage packaging/lysis transcriptional regulator, with product MGQLSFDLPKLDQQATKKQVLKVLRIAREYQQIGFVRKQIKTTPSYAPREHGNTYAISKQVEDVGSWNVDREIMMKDAYEAVQLALTRLYKKEREIIVRRYLEREDVCDFEVYTALHMSERKYYRMKLQAFNKLAYMLRIEVIG from the coding sequence ATGGGACAACTCAGTTTTGATTTACCTAAATTGGATCAACAAGCCACAAAGAAACAAGTATTAAAAGTACTTAGAATAGCAAGAGAGTATCAGCAAATTGGGTTTGTAAGAAAACAGATCAAAACAACACCTTCATACGCTCCAAGAGAACATGGAAATACTTATGCAATTAGTAAACAGGTTGAAGATGTCGGGAGCTGGAATGTAGATAGAGAGATAATGATGAAAGATGCTTATGAGGCTGTTCAACTGGCTCTTACGAGACTGTATAAAAAAGAAAGAGAGATCATAGTAAGAAGATATCTTGAAAGAGAAGATGTGTGTGATTTTGAAGTTTATACAGCTTTGCATATGAGTGAGAGAAAGTATTACAGAATGAAGCTGCAGGCGTTTAATAAGCTAGCATATATGCTAAGAATAGAAGTGATAGGGTAA
- a CDS encoding PD-(D/E)XK nuclease-like domain-containing protein: MKLTKDNYYSNEANRHYMSVSQFKNFTPAFGGCEARALAEVNGEYEQESSTAFDEGHYLHAWNEGILEEFKTSNPHLFSSQGKTKGQLKANFKHCNKMIEVLENDPLVMEALAGQKEVIMTSKLFGIDWKIMIDSYQPEIRVFTDLKAIKEMDGKWWNKEAQVYENFLDHYGYIIQMSVYAEVERLATGRGYEKWCVPHMVIVTKQDPPDHEIIAFDFDTIVQHLQIVSNHIERVKAVKTGKEKPNRCEKCEYCRQTKKIQRVKHFSEFSLY; encoded by the coding sequence ATGAAACTAACCAAGGATAATTATTATTCAAATGAAGCAAATCGACATTACATGTCAGTAAGCCAGTTCAAAAACTTCACACCTGCTTTTGGTGGGTGTGAAGCTAGAGCACTAGCAGAGGTTAATGGAGAGTATGAACAAGAATCCAGTACAGCTTTTGACGAAGGACATTATTTACATGCGTGGAACGAAGGTATATTAGAAGAATTCAAAACAAGCAATCCTCATTTATTCAGTAGTCAAGGTAAAACAAAAGGGCAATTAAAAGCAAATTTCAAACATTGTAACAAAATGATTGAGGTACTAGAGAATGATCCACTGGTCATGGAAGCATTAGCAGGACAAAAAGAGGTTATTATGACGTCTAAATTGTTCGGTATTGATTGGAAGATCATGATTGATAGTTACCAACCTGAAATTAGGGTTTTCACAGATTTAAAGGCAATCAAAGAAATGGATGGTAAGTGGTGGAATAAAGAAGCACAGGTATATGAAAACTTTCTGGATCATTATGGTTATATCATTCAAATGTCTGTTTATGCGGAAGTAGAAAGGTTAGCAACTGGTAGAGGGTATGAAAAATGGTGTGTTCCTCACATGGTCATTGTTACTAAACAAGATCCACCAGATCATGAAATTATCGCATTTGATTTTGATACAATCGTGCAACATTTACAAATTGTAAGTAATCATATAGAACGAGTTAAGGCTGTTAAAACAGGGAAAGAAAAACCGAATAGATGTGAGAAATGTGAGTATTGCAGACAGACAAAAAAGATACAGAGAGTTAAACATTTTTCAGAATTTTCACTTTATTAA
- a CDS encoding DnaD domain protein — MKEAYYFSHDANARHDPKILAMRSVYGMEGYGRYWVLVEFLREQTQYKLRKSKHLCNALAMQMQCTVEEAQNFLNDCINEFDLLVEDDEFIWSDSLLKRMNEKDKKSEKAKLAAKKRWDKASNNKGSMQDEKDSNADAMQTHSERNALKERKVKEKKVKESKVKEKDIKTTTTTTDENCFTLFQQEIGQLSPLVAEELNTWLDDFGEDHRIINLAIKIAVKRNEKRLSYIQGILKKWYDKNAKTFEDCEALQVEFENRQQQYKKKRSNGTSGKPKLSVIQPSRGGRTEFTKDELAEIEKLTRQIDGEDVRELVGGKG; from the coding sequence ATGAAAGAGGCGTATTACTTTTCACACGATGCAAATGCACGCCATGACCCTAAGATATTGGCAATGCGAAGCGTTTATGGAATGGAAGGGTATGGACGGTATTGGGTACTTGTTGAATTTCTCAGAGAGCAAACGCAATACAAGCTTAGGAAATCTAAACACTTATGCAATGCGTTAGCAATGCAAATGCAATGCACAGTAGAAGAAGCGCAAAACTTCTTGAATGATTGCATTAATGAGTTTGATTTGCTTGTAGAAGATGATGAATTTATATGGAGTGACTCTTTGTTAAAACGAATGAACGAAAAAGATAAAAAGTCTGAAAAAGCAAAATTGGCGGCTAAAAAGCGATGGGATAAAGCCAGTAACAACAAGGGATCTATGCAAGACGAAAAAGATAGCAATGCAGATGCAATGCAAACGCATAGCGAACGCAATGCATTAAAAGAAAGGAAAGTAAAAGAAAAGAAAGTAAAGGAAAGTAAAGTAAAAGAAAAAGATATTAAAACAACTACTACTACAACAGACGAGAATTGTTTCACCTTGTTTCAACAAGAAATAGGACAACTATCTCCATTAGTCGCTGAAGAATTAAATACATGGTTAGACGACTTTGGAGAAGACCACAGAATTATAAATCTAGCAATTAAAATCGCAGTAAAGAGAAACGAAAAGAGATTGTCATATATACAAGGCATTTTGAAAAAATGGTATGACAAGAACGCAAAAACGTTTGAGGATTGTGAAGCCCTGCAAGTTGAATTTGAAAACAGACAACAGCAATACAAGAAAAAAAGATCAAACGGAACATCTGGAAAACCTAAACTCTCTGTTATTCAACCATCCAGAGGTGGAAGGACAGAATTCACAAAAGATGAATTAGCAGAAATAGAAAAGTTAACACGACAAATTGATGGTGAAGATGTAAGGGAGTTAGTAGGTGGAAAAGGTTAG
- a CDS encoding HNH endonuclease — protein MGLPYRPVPKPKHKRRTPKRVNRGKFKKDTRNRIVERDNGLCVRCYRKFDDIHHIIFKSQGGAGTVDNGVCVCRKCHSWAHTSNEGRRWFEGYRMRYLI, from the coding sequence ATGGGATTACCTTATAGACCAGTACCAAAACCCAAGCATAAACGTCGTACTCCTAAGAGGGTTAATAGAGGTAAGTTTAAAAAGGATACAAGAAATAGAATCGTAGAACGTGACAATGGTTTGTGTGTCCGTTGTTATAGAAAGTTTGATGATATACATCATATTATTTTCAAGTCTCAAGGCGGCGCAGGAACGGTTGATAACGGAGTTTGTGTCTGTAGGAAATGCCATAGCTGGGCGCATACATCAAATGAAGGTAGACGATGGTTTGAAGGTTATAGAATGAGGTATTTGATTTAA
- a CDS encoding DUF5986 family protein yields the protein METNTLHQELPDEYKELIVNNIQQGIIDEYKRIKKEGLYTNVSKGSSITDYINRNLKNSLPEEEFDVYKIKTGYNHEHIQIYYKIDNTLYLLMNDARFDTVKESDREEEKRHYMKAYVLKNEPIDKEIKEKGEGQLVLDFQLNEIISEDIMALRKKLRTLTTNIQGEIGKIVIISYIRMGSKLISCFQNIPDSKLEYVDTTNWSEFIKPFEDPTDEKTKSKKKPDEDRQDVNDIGLRQQDNEEKDA from the coding sequence ATGGAAACCAATACTTTACATCAAGAGTTACCGGATGAGTACAAAGAATTAATAGTTAATAATATTCAACAAGGCATAATAGATGAGTATAAACGGATAAAAAAAGAGGGTCTGTACACTAACGTTAGCAAAGGGTCTTCAATTACAGATTACATCAACAGGAATCTAAAAAATAGCTTACCTGAAGAAGAGTTTGATGTTTATAAAATTAAAACAGGATATAATCATGAACACATTCAAATATACTACAAAATAGACAATACATTGTATTTACTCATGAATGATGCTCGTTTCGATACAGTCAAAGAAAGTGACAGAGAAGAAGAGAAAAGACATTATATGAAAGCATATGTTTTAAAAAATGAACCTATTGATAAAGAAATAAAAGAAAAAGGTGAAGGTCAGTTAGTTTTAGATTTTCAATTAAATGAAATAATTAGCGAGGATATAATGGCTCTTAGGAAAAAACTAAGAACTCTCACAACTAATATTCAGGGCGAAATAGGGAAAATTGTAATCATATCTTATATAAGAATGGGATCTAAATTAATCTCTTGTTTCCAAAACATACCTGATTCTAAGTTGGAATATGTAGATACAACTAATTGGAGTGAGTTTATAAAACCGTTTGAAGATCCTACAGATGAAAAAACAAAATCCAAGAAGAAACCAGATGAAGATAGGCAAGATGTTAATGATATTGGTTTAAGGCAACAAGATAATGAGGAGAAAGACGCTTAA
- a CDS encoding Holliday junction resolvase RecU, protein MTYANRGMGFEQLIDYTNAMYERNGQAVINKRPTPVKILGILSGGRISGFLQKPSTVDYDGTYQGRSIVFEAKSTKELNRFPLKNIENHQYEYLEKSHKHGAISFILISFEKHRTIYLMPFITLKHYWEGRVKGGRGTQSISLETLDVNGYLIDQGKVPVDYLKVVDQVWKLAA, encoded by the coding sequence TTGACATACGCTAACCGAGGCATGGGATTTGAACAATTGATAGATTACACGAATGCCATGTATGAACGGAATGGACAAGCTGTAATAAATAAACGTCCAACACCTGTGAAAATACTCGGAATATTGAGCGGAGGCAGGATATCAGGGTTTCTTCAAAAACCTTCAACAGTGGACTATGACGGGACATATCAAGGGAGATCAATAGTGTTTGAAGCTAAGTCAACTAAGGAACTTAATAGATTCCCTCTCAAAAACATTGAGAATCATCAATACGAATATTTAGAGAAAAGTCACAAACATGGAGCCATTAGTTTTATCCTCATTTCCTTTGAGAAACACAGAACAATATACCTCATGCCTTTTATCACCTTAAAGCACTATTGGGAGGGTAGAGTCAAAGGAGGACGAGGAACGCAAAGCATAAGCCTTGAAACATTGGATGTAAATGGGTACCTAATCGATCAAGGGAAAGTACCAGTTGATTATTTAAAGGTTGTGGATCAAGTGTGGAAGTTAGCAGCATGA
- a CDS encoding XRE family transcriptional regulator — protein sequence MLKFNPDRLRSARLYEGYTIEELAKKTGVSKQAISQYENDNNDPSLETLMALMHTLDFPREYFYGKDEETRYVNTFFRSLFTTSKKERKAQEEKLKRLTQIYRVINKHVKFPKTNIPDISDNMINDIESLTMYLREYWGLGDEPISNMVYVLEKNGFIVTSLSTNTKKIDACSNLQVVKSEEKCIVVLGNDKRTAVRRQFDCAHELGHLIMHKWALDMETVTREEYKVIEKQADQFASSFLLPKEAFLNDLIKPKDINYYIELKKKWKISIQAMIIRAYHLDAINYNQYQYLMRKIGYEKWRTQEPLDDEIPIPEPTALNKAVNLIIDHNVLTPRQFLKEINMNQEKAELLLGLEKGTLSEIKEESDLVLELKTDTHAVKA from the coding sequence ATGTTAAAATTTAATCCTGATCGATTAAGATCAGCTAGGCTGTATGAAGGTTATACAATTGAAGAACTCGCAAAGAAAACAGGTGTATCCAAACAAGCAATTTCTCAGTATGAGAATGATAATAATGATCCAAGTTTAGAGACATTAATGGCTTTAATGCACACATTAGATTTTCCTAGAGAATATTTTTATGGGAAGGACGAAGAGACTAGGTATGTAAATACTTTTTTCAGGTCTCTATTTACAACCAGTAAGAAGGAACGTAAGGCACAGGAAGAAAAACTGAAACGATTAACCCAAATTTATCGAGTAATTAACAAGCATGTTAAATTTCCGAAAACAAACATTCCTGATATTTCAGACAACATGATTAATGATATTGAGTCGTTAACAATGTATCTTAGAGAGTATTGGGGCTTAGGTGATGAACCTATCTCCAATATGGTTTATGTTTTAGAGAAAAATGGTTTTATTGTCACCTCATTATCAACGAATACAAAGAAGATTGATGCTTGCAGTAACTTACAAGTTGTAAAGTCAGAAGAAAAATGTATTGTTGTGTTGGGTAACGATAAAAGGACAGCAGTTCGTAGACAGTTTGATTGTGCGCATGAGCTAGGACATTTAATTATGCACAAATGGGCTTTGGACATGGAAACAGTAACACGTGAAGAATACAAGGTAATAGAGAAACAAGCAGATCAATTTGCTTCCAGTTTCTTATTACCAAAAGAAGCATTCTTGAATGATTTAATAAAGCCTAAAGATATTAATTATTACATTGAACTTAAAAAGAAATGGAAAATATCAATTCAAGCTATGATTATTCGAGCTTATCATTTAGACGCAATTAATTATAATCAATACCAGTACTTAATGAGAAAAATAGGGTATGAAAAGTGGAGAACACAGGAACCGCTAGATGATGAAATACCTATTCCTGAGCCTACCGCACTAAATAAGGCAGTGAATTTAATCATTGATCATAACGTCCTAACACCACGGCAATTTTTAAAAGAAATAAACATGAACCAAGAAAAGGCTGAATTATTGCTTGGGTTGGAAAAAGGGACGCTATCCGAAATAAAAGAAGAAAGTGATTTAGTATTAGAGTTAAAAACAGATACTCATGCAGTTAAAGCTTAA